A genomic segment from Canis aureus isolate CA01 chromosome 4, VMU_Caureus_v.1.0, whole genome shotgun sequence encodes:
- the HRH2 gene encoding histamine H2 receptor isoform X1, with protein sequence MISNGTGSSFCLDSPPCRITVSVVLTVLILITIAGNVVVCLAVGLNRRLRSLTNCFIVSLAITDLLLGLLVLPFSAFYQLSCRWSFGKVFCNIYTSLDVMLCTASILNLFMISLDRYCAVTDPLRYPVLITPVRVAVSLVLIWVISITLSFLSIHLGWNSRNETSSFNHTIPKCKVQVNLVYGLVDGLVTFYLPLLVMCITYYRIFKIARDQAKRIHHMGSWKAATIGEHKATVTLAAVMGAFIICWFPYFTVFVYRGLKGDDAINEAFEAVVLWLGYANSALNPILYATLNRDFRTAYQQLFRCRPASHNAQETSLRSNSSQLARNQSREPMRQEEKPLKLQVWSGTEVTAPRGATDRKPALSCTVCSSNLLSCCKSLWGLRFLQRHMRGPSEEQPGEPLSEEPPRTPPQEAASLNPPLPTATAGCAEAALVMWSRGTRRLSSFSWPSGPACSAPTWSLLPPPATLRSVSSSQPSRPLLSVCLFSCCSLLPGHAPNCFHDVEYSSYPSGHETSAEISLFEEGFLDPPQEVRPPPTHTITVLRSHHVFVIYSRLSGFLTPVRLPHSGGHEPCLFLLTFVCLASRRAFGT encoded by the exons ATGATATCTAACGGCACAGGCTCTTCCTTTTGTCTGGACTCTCCTCCATGCAGGATCACTGTCAGCGTGGTCCTCACTGTCCTCATCCTCATCACCATCGCCGGCAATGTGGTGGTCTGCCTGGCTGTGGGCCTGAACCGCCGGCTCCGCAGTCTGACTAACTGCTTCATTGTGTCGTTGGCTATCACCGATCTGCTCCTCGGCCTCCTGGTGCTGCCCTTCTCGGCCTTCTACCAGCTATCCTGCAGGTGGAGCTTCGGCAAAGTCTTCTGCAATATCTATACCAGCTTGGATGTGATGCTGTGCACGGCCTCCATCCTCAACCTCTTCATGATCAGCCTTGACCGGTACTGCGCTGTCACTGACCCCCTGCGCTACCCTGTGCTTATCACCCCAGTCCGGGTCGCCGTCTCTCTTGTCTTAATTTGGGTCATCTCCATCACCCTGTCCTTCCTGTCTATTCATCTGGGGTGGAACAGCAGGAATGAGACCAGCAGTTTCAATCACACCATTCCCAAGTGCAAAGTCCAGGTCAACTTGGTGTATGGCTTGGTGGATGGGCTGGTCACCTTCTACCTGCCGCTGCTGGTCATGTGCATCACCTACTACCGCATCTTCAAGATTGCCCGGGACCAGGCCAAGAGGATCCATCACATGGGCTCCTGGAAGGCAGCTACCATTGGGGAGCACAAAGCCACAGTGACACTGGCTGCAGTGATGGGAGCCTTCATCATATGCTGGTTCCCCTACTTTACTGTGTTTGTTTACCGTGGGCTGAAAGGGGATGATGCCATCAATGAGGCTTTTGAAGCCGTCGTTCTGTGGCTGGGCTATGCCAACTCGGCCCTGAACCCTATCCTGTATGCCACACTGAACAGAGACTTCCGCACGGCATACCAGCAGCTCTTCCGCTGCAGGCCGGCCAGCCACAATGCCCAGGAAACTTCTCTGAGGTCGAACAGCTCTCAGCTGGCCAGGAATCAAAGCCGAGAACCCATGCGGCAGGAAGAGAAGCCCCTAAAGCTCCAGGTGTGGAGTGGGACAGAGGTCACAGCCCCTCGAGGAGCCACAGACAG GAAGCCAGCACTATCCTGCACTGTGTGCTCCAGCAACCTTCTAAGCTGCTGCAAGAGCCTTTGGGGACTTAGGTTCCTCCAGAGACACATGAGAGGCCCCTCAGAGGAGCAGCCAGGCGAGCCACTGTCTGAGGAGCCACCGAGGACACCACCCCAGGAAGCG GCCTCCCTCAACCCTCCGCTCCCAACAGCCACAGCGGGCTGTGCAGAGGCTGCCCTGGTCATGTGGTCACGTGGCACACGCAGGCTGTCATCTTTCTCATGGCCCAGTGGTCCTGCGTGCTCAGCCCCGACATggagcctcctgcctcctcctgccaCGCTCCGCTCTGTCTCTTCATCCCAACCCTCCCGGCCTctcctttctgtttgtttattctcCTGCTGCTCGCTGCTACCGGGCCATGCACCAAACTGTTTCCATGACGTGGAATACTCTTCTTACCCGTCTGGCCATGAGACCTCAGCTGAAATATCACTGTTTGAGGAAGGCTTCCTTGACCCACCCCAAGAGGTCAGGCCTCCCCCGACACACACCATAACTGTCCTCAGAAGCCATCACGTGTTTGTAATTTACAGCCGTCTATCTGGTTTCCTCACCCCTGTCCGTCTCCCCCACTCAGGAGGTCATGAGCCCTGCCTGTTTCTATTAACTTTTGTATGTCTAGCCTCTAGAAGAGCatttggcacatag
- the HRH2 gene encoding histamine H2 receptor isoform X3 translates to MISNGTGSSFCLDSPPCRITVSVVLTVLILITIAGNVVVCLAVGLNRRLRSLTNCFIVSLAITDLLLGLLVLPFSAFYQLSCRWSFGKVFCNIYTSLDVMLCTASILNLFMISLDRYCAVTDPLRYPVLITPVRVAVSLVLIWVISITLSFLSIHLGWNSRNETSSFNHTIPKCKVQVNLVYGLVDGLVTFYLPLLVMCITYYRIFKIARDQAKRIHHMGSWKAATIGEHKATVTLAAVMGAFIICWFPYFTVFVYRGLKGDDAINEAFEAVVLWLGYANSALNPILYATLNRDFRTAYQQLFRCRPASHNAQETSLRSNSSQLARNQSREPMRQEEKPLKLQVWSGTEVTAPRGATDRKPALSCTVCSSNLLSCCKSLWGLRFLQRHMRGPSEEQPGEPLSEEPPRTPPQEALRPGA, encoded by the exons ATGATATCTAACGGCACAGGCTCTTCCTTTTGTCTGGACTCTCCTCCATGCAGGATCACTGTCAGCGTGGTCCTCACTGTCCTCATCCTCATCACCATCGCCGGCAATGTGGTGGTCTGCCTGGCTGTGGGCCTGAACCGCCGGCTCCGCAGTCTGACTAACTGCTTCATTGTGTCGTTGGCTATCACCGATCTGCTCCTCGGCCTCCTGGTGCTGCCCTTCTCGGCCTTCTACCAGCTATCCTGCAGGTGGAGCTTCGGCAAAGTCTTCTGCAATATCTATACCAGCTTGGATGTGATGCTGTGCACGGCCTCCATCCTCAACCTCTTCATGATCAGCCTTGACCGGTACTGCGCTGTCACTGACCCCCTGCGCTACCCTGTGCTTATCACCCCAGTCCGGGTCGCCGTCTCTCTTGTCTTAATTTGGGTCATCTCCATCACCCTGTCCTTCCTGTCTATTCATCTGGGGTGGAACAGCAGGAATGAGACCAGCAGTTTCAATCACACCATTCCCAAGTGCAAAGTCCAGGTCAACTTGGTGTATGGCTTGGTGGATGGGCTGGTCACCTTCTACCTGCCGCTGCTGGTCATGTGCATCACCTACTACCGCATCTTCAAGATTGCCCGGGACCAGGCCAAGAGGATCCATCACATGGGCTCCTGGAAGGCAGCTACCATTGGGGAGCACAAAGCCACAGTGACACTGGCTGCAGTGATGGGAGCCTTCATCATATGCTGGTTCCCCTACTTTACTGTGTTTGTTTACCGTGGGCTGAAAGGGGATGATGCCATCAATGAGGCTTTTGAAGCCGTCGTTCTGTGGCTGGGCTATGCCAACTCGGCCCTGAACCCTATCCTGTATGCCACACTGAACAGAGACTTCCGCACGGCATACCAGCAGCTCTTCCGCTGCAGGCCGGCCAGCCACAATGCCCAGGAAACTTCTCTGAGGTCGAACAGCTCTCAGCTGGCCAGGAATCAAAGCCGAGAACCCATGCGGCAGGAAGAGAAGCCCCTAAAGCTCCAGGTGTGGAGTGGGACAGAGGTCACAGCCCCTCGAGGAGCCACAGACAG GAAGCCAGCACTATCCTGCACTGTGTGCTCCAGCAACCTTCTAAGCTGCTGCAAGAGCCTTTGGGGACTTAGGTTCCTCCAGAGACACATGAGAGGCCCCTCAGAGGAGCAGCCAGGCGAGCCACTGTCTGAGGAGCCACCGAGGACACCACCCCAGGAAGCG CTCAGACCTGGAGCCTGA
- the HRH2 gene encoding histamine H2 receptor isoform X2 has protein sequence MISNGTGSSFCLDSPPCRITVSVVLTVLILITIAGNVVVCLAVGLNRRLRSLTNCFIVSLAITDLLLGLLVLPFSAFYQLSCRWSFGKVFCNIYTSLDVMLCTASILNLFMISLDRYCAVTDPLRYPVLITPVRVAVSLVLIWVISITLSFLSIHLGWNSRNETSSFNHTIPKCKVQVNLVYGLVDGLVTFYLPLLVMCITYYRIFKIARDQAKRIHHMGSWKAATIGEHKATVTLAAVMGAFIICWFPYFTVFVYRGLKGDDAINEAFEAVVLWLGYANSALNPILYATLNRDFRTAYQQLFRCRPASHNAQETSLRSNSSQLARNQSREPMRQEEKPLKLQVWSGTEVTAPRGATDRKPALSCTVCSSNLLSCCKSLWGLRFLQRHMRGPSEEQPGEPLSEEPPRTPPQEAVRTLPSEAV, from the exons ATGATATCTAACGGCACAGGCTCTTCCTTTTGTCTGGACTCTCCTCCATGCAGGATCACTGTCAGCGTGGTCCTCACTGTCCTCATCCTCATCACCATCGCCGGCAATGTGGTGGTCTGCCTGGCTGTGGGCCTGAACCGCCGGCTCCGCAGTCTGACTAACTGCTTCATTGTGTCGTTGGCTATCACCGATCTGCTCCTCGGCCTCCTGGTGCTGCCCTTCTCGGCCTTCTACCAGCTATCCTGCAGGTGGAGCTTCGGCAAAGTCTTCTGCAATATCTATACCAGCTTGGATGTGATGCTGTGCACGGCCTCCATCCTCAACCTCTTCATGATCAGCCTTGACCGGTACTGCGCTGTCACTGACCCCCTGCGCTACCCTGTGCTTATCACCCCAGTCCGGGTCGCCGTCTCTCTTGTCTTAATTTGGGTCATCTCCATCACCCTGTCCTTCCTGTCTATTCATCTGGGGTGGAACAGCAGGAATGAGACCAGCAGTTTCAATCACACCATTCCCAAGTGCAAAGTCCAGGTCAACTTGGTGTATGGCTTGGTGGATGGGCTGGTCACCTTCTACCTGCCGCTGCTGGTCATGTGCATCACCTACTACCGCATCTTCAAGATTGCCCGGGACCAGGCCAAGAGGATCCATCACATGGGCTCCTGGAAGGCAGCTACCATTGGGGAGCACAAAGCCACAGTGACACTGGCTGCAGTGATGGGAGCCTTCATCATATGCTGGTTCCCCTACTTTACTGTGTTTGTTTACCGTGGGCTGAAAGGGGATGATGCCATCAATGAGGCTTTTGAAGCCGTCGTTCTGTGGCTGGGCTATGCCAACTCGGCCCTGAACCCTATCCTGTATGCCACACTGAACAGAGACTTCCGCACGGCATACCAGCAGCTCTTCCGCTGCAGGCCGGCCAGCCACAATGCCCAGGAAACTTCTCTGAGGTCGAACAGCTCTCAGCTGGCCAGGAATCAAAGCCGAGAACCCATGCGGCAGGAAGAGAAGCCCCTAAAGCTCCAGGTGTGGAGTGGGACAGAGGTCACAGCCCCTCGAGGAGCCACAGACAG GAAGCCAGCACTATCCTGCACTGTGTGCTCCAGCAACCTTCTAAGCTGCTGCAAGAGCCTTTGGGGACTTAGGTTCCTCCAGAGACACATGAGAGGCCCCTCAGAGGAGCAGCCAGGCGAGCCACTGTCTGAGGAGCCACCGAGGACACCACCCCAGGAAGCGGTGAGGACTCTCCCCTCCGAGGCTGTCTAG
- the HRH2 gene encoding histamine H2 receptor isoform X4 — translation MISNGTGSSFCLDSPPCRITVSVVLTVLILITIAGNVVVCLAVGLNRRLRSLTNCFIVSLAITDLLLGLLVLPFSAFYQLSCRWSFGKVFCNIYTSLDVMLCTASILNLFMISLDRYCAVTDPLRYPVLITPVRVAVSLVLIWVISITLSFLSIHLGWNSRNETSSFNHTIPKCKVQVNLVYGLVDGLVTFYLPLLVMCITYYRIFKIARDQAKRIHHMGSWKAATIGEHKATVTLAAVMGAFIICWFPYFTVFVYRGLKGDDAINEAFEAVVLWLGYANSALNPILYATLNRDFRTAYQQLFRCRPASHNAQETSLRSNSSQLARNQSREPMRQEEKPLKLQVWSGTEVTAPRGATDRKPALSCTVCSSNLLSCCKSLWGLRFLQRHMRGPSEEQPGEPLSEEPPRTPPQEAMKE, via the exons ATGATATCTAACGGCACAGGCTCTTCCTTTTGTCTGGACTCTCCTCCATGCAGGATCACTGTCAGCGTGGTCCTCACTGTCCTCATCCTCATCACCATCGCCGGCAATGTGGTGGTCTGCCTGGCTGTGGGCCTGAACCGCCGGCTCCGCAGTCTGACTAACTGCTTCATTGTGTCGTTGGCTATCACCGATCTGCTCCTCGGCCTCCTGGTGCTGCCCTTCTCGGCCTTCTACCAGCTATCCTGCAGGTGGAGCTTCGGCAAAGTCTTCTGCAATATCTATACCAGCTTGGATGTGATGCTGTGCACGGCCTCCATCCTCAACCTCTTCATGATCAGCCTTGACCGGTACTGCGCTGTCACTGACCCCCTGCGCTACCCTGTGCTTATCACCCCAGTCCGGGTCGCCGTCTCTCTTGTCTTAATTTGGGTCATCTCCATCACCCTGTCCTTCCTGTCTATTCATCTGGGGTGGAACAGCAGGAATGAGACCAGCAGTTTCAATCACACCATTCCCAAGTGCAAAGTCCAGGTCAACTTGGTGTATGGCTTGGTGGATGGGCTGGTCACCTTCTACCTGCCGCTGCTGGTCATGTGCATCACCTACTACCGCATCTTCAAGATTGCCCGGGACCAGGCCAAGAGGATCCATCACATGGGCTCCTGGAAGGCAGCTACCATTGGGGAGCACAAAGCCACAGTGACACTGGCTGCAGTGATGGGAGCCTTCATCATATGCTGGTTCCCCTACTTTACTGTGTTTGTTTACCGTGGGCTGAAAGGGGATGATGCCATCAATGAGGCTTTTGAAGCCGTCGTTCTGTGGCTGGGCTATGCCAACTCGGCCCTGAACCCTATCCTGTATGCCACACTGAACAGAGACTTCCGCACGGCATACCAGCAGCTCTTCCGCTGCAGGCCGGCCAGCCACAATGCCCAGGAAACTTCTCTGAGGTCGAACAGCTCTCAGCTGGCCAGGAATCAAAGCCGAGAACCCATGCGGCAGGAAGAGAAGCCCCTAAAGCTCCAGGTGTGGAGTGGGACAGAGGTCACAGCCCCTCGAGGAGCCACAGACAG GAAGCCAGCACTATCCTGCACTGTGTGCTCCAGCAACCTTCTAAGCTGCTGCAAGAGCCTTTGGGGACTTAGGTTCCTCCAGAGACACATGAGAGGCCCCTCAGAGGAGCAGCCAGGCGAGCCACTGTCTGAGGAGCCACCGAGGACACCACCCCAGGAAGCG
- the HRH2 gene encoding histamine H2 receptor isoform X6, translating to MISNGTGSSFCLDSPPCRITVSVVLTVLILITIAGNVVVCLAVGLNRRLRSLTNCFIVSLAITDLLLGLLVLPFSAFYQLSCRWSFGKVFCNIYTSLDVMLCTASILNLFMISLDRYCAVTDPLRYPVLITPVRVAVSLVLIWVISITLSFLSIHLGWNSRNETSSFNHTIPKCKVQVNLVYGLVDGLVTFYLPLLVMCITYYRIFKIARDQAKRIHHMGSWKAATIGEHKATVTLAAVMGAFIICWFPYFTVFVYRGLKGDDAINEAFEAVVLWLGYANSALNPILYATLNRDFRTAYQQLFRCRPASHNAQETSLRSNSSQLARNQSREPMRQEEKPLKLQVWSGTEVTAPRGATDRLPGSPPGVA from the exons ATGATATCTAACGGCACAGGCTCTTCCTTTTGTCTGGACTCTCCTCCATGCAGGATCACTGTCAGCGTGGTCCTCACTGTCCTCATCCTCATCACCATCGCCGGCAATGTGGTGGTCTGCCTGGCTGTGGGCCTGAACCGCCGGCTCCGCAGTCTGACTAACTGCTTCATTGTGTCGTTGGCTATCACCGATCTGCTCCTCGGCCTCCTGGTGCTGCCCTTCTCGGCCTTCTACCAGCTATCCTGCAGGTGGAGCTTCGGCAAAGTCTTCTGCAATATCTATACCAGCTTGGATGTGATGCTGTGCACGGCCTCCATCCTCAACCTCTTCATGATCAGCCTTGACCGGTACTGCGCTGTCACTGACCCCCTGCGCTACCCTGTGCTTATCACCCCAGTCCGGGTCGCCGTCTCTCTTGTCTTAATTTGGGTCATCTCCATCACCCTGTCCTTCCTGTCTATTCATCTGGGGTGGAACAGCAGGAATGAGACCAGCAGTTTCAATCACACCATTCCCAAGTGCAAAGTCCAGGTCAACTTGGTGTATGGCTTGGTGGATGGGCTGGTCACCTTCTACCTGCCGCTGCTGGTCATGTGCATCACCTACTACCGCATCTTCAAGATTGCCCGGGACCAGGCCAAGAGGATCCATCACATGGGCTCCTGGAAGGCAGCTACCATTGGGGAGCACAAAGCCACAGTGACACTGGCTGCAGTGATGGGAGCCTTCATCATATGCTGGTTCCCCTACTTTACTGTGTTTGTTTACCGTGGGCTGAAAGGGGATGATGCCATCAATGAGGCTTTTGAAGCCGTCGTTCTGTGGCTGGGCTATGCCAACTCGGCCCTGAACCCTATCCTGTATGCCACACTGAACAGAGACTTCCGCACGGCATACCAGCAGCTCTTCCGCTGCAGGCCGGCCAGCCACAATGCCCAGGAAACTTCTCTGAGGTCGAACAGCTCTCAGCTGGCCAGGAATCAAAGCCGAGAACCCATGCGGCAGGAAGAGAAGCCCCTAAAGCTCCAGGTGTGGAGTGGGACAGAGGTCACAGCCCCTCGAGGAGCCACAGACAG GCTGCCTGGCTCACCTCCCGGAGTTGCCTGA
- the HRH2 gene encoding histamine H2 receptor isoform X5: protein MISNGTGSSFCLDSPPCRITVSVVLTVLILITIAGNVVVCLAVGLNRRLRSLTNCFIVSLAITDLLLGLLVLPFSAFYQLSCRWSFGKVFCNIYTSLDVMLCTASILNLFMISLDRYCAVTDPLRYPVLITPVRVAVSLVLIWVISITLSFLSIHLGWNSRNETSSFNHTIPKCKVQVNLVYGLVDGLVTFYLPLLVMCITYYRIFKIARDQAKRIHHMGSWKAATIGEHKATVTLAAVMGAFIICWFPYFTVFVYRGLKGDDAINEAFEAVVLWLGYANSALNPILYATLNRDFRTAYQQLFRCRPASHNAQETSLRSNSSQLARNQSREPMRQEEKPLKLQVWSGTEVTAPRGATDRVWGLSSCRLPGSPPGVA, encoded by the exons ATGATATCTAACGGCACAGGCTCTTCCTTTTGTCTGGACTCTCCTCCATGCAGGATCACTGTCAGCGTGGTCCTCACTGTCCTCATCCTCATCACCATCGCCGGCAATGTGGTGGTCTGCCTGGCTGTGGGCCTGAACCGCCGGCTCCGCAGTCTGACTAACTGCTTCATTGTGTCGTTGGCTATCACCGATCTGCTCCTCGGCCTCCTGGTGCTGCCCTTCTCGGCCTTCTACCAGCTATCCTGCAGGTGGAGCTTCGGCAAAGTCTTCTGCAATATCTATACCAGCTTGGATGTGATGCTGTGCACGGCCTCCATCCTCAACCTCTTCATGATCAGCCTTGACCGGTACTGCGCTGTCACTGACCCCCTGCGCTACCCTGTGCTTATCACCCCAGTCCGGGTCGCCGTCTCTCTTGTCTTAATTTGGGTCATCTCCATCACCCTGTCCTTCCTGTCTATTCATCTGGGGTGGAACAGCAGGAATGAGACCAGCAGTTTCAATCACACCATTCCCAAGTGCAAAGTCCAGGTCAACTTGGTGTATGGCTTGGTGGATGGGCTGGTCACCTTCTACCTGCCGCTGCTGGTCATGTGCATCACCTACTACCGCATCTTCAAGATTGCCCGGGACCAGGCCAAGAGGATCCATCACATGGGCTCCTGGAAGGCAGCTACCATTGGGGAGCACAAAGCCACAGTGACACTGGCTGCAGTGATGGGAGCCTTCATCATATGCTGGTTCCCCTACTTTACTGTGTTTGTTTACCGTGGGCTGAAAGGGGATGATGCCATCAATGAGGCTTTTGAAGCCGTCGTTCTGTGGCTGGGCTATGCCAACTCGGCCCTGAACCCTATCCTGTATGCCACACTGAACAGAGACTTCCGCACGGCATACCAGCAGCTCTTCCGCTGCAGGCCGGCCAGCCACAATGCCCAGGAAACTTCTCTGAGGTCGAACAGCTCTCAGCTGGCCAGGAATCAAAGCCGAGAACCCATGCGGCAGGAAGAGAAGCCCCTAAAGCTCCAGGTGTGGAGTGGGACAGAGGTCACAGCCCCTCGAGGAGCCACAGACAG GGTGTGGGGTCTGTCCTCATGCAGGCTGCCTGGCTCACCTCCCGGAGTTGCCTGA
- the HRH2 gene encoding histamine H2 receptor isoform X7 gives MISNGTGSSFCLDSPPCRITVSVVLTVLILITIAGNVVVCLAVGLNRRLRSLTNCFIVSLAITDLLLGLLVLPFSAFYQLSCRWSFGKVFCNIYTSLDVMLCTASILNLFMISLDRYCAVTDPLRYPVLITPVRVAVSLVLIWVISITLSFLSIHLGWNSRNETSSFNHTIPKCKVQVNLVYGLVDGLVTFYLPLLVMCITYYRIFKIARDQAKRIHHMGSWKAATIGEHKATVTLAAVMGAFIICWFPYFTVFVYRGLKGDDAINEAFEAVVLWLGYANSALNPILYATLNRDFRTAYQQLFRCRPASHNAQETSLRSNSSQLARNQSREPMRQEEKPLKLQVWSGTEVTAPRGATDR, from the coding sequence ATGATATCTAACGGCACAGGCTCTTCCTTTTGTCTGGACTCTCCTCCATGCAGGATCACTGTCAGCGTGGTCCTCACTGTCCTCATCCTCATCACCATCGCCGGCAATGTGGTGGTCTGCCTGGCTGTGGGCCTGAACCGCCGGCTCCGCAGTCTGACTAACTGCTTCATTGTGTCGTTGGCTATCACCGATCTGCTCCTCGGCCTCCTGGTGCTGCCCTTCTCGGCCTTCTACCAGCTATCCTGCAGGTGGAGCTTCGGCAAAGTCTTCTGCAATATCTATACCAGCTTGGATGTGATGCTGTGCACGGCCTCCATCCTCAACCTCTTCATGATCAGCCTTGACCGGTACTGCGCTGTCACTGACCCCCTGCGCTACCCTGTGCTTATCACCCCAGTCCGGGTCGCCGTCTCTCTTGTCTTAATTTGGGTCATCTCCATCACCCTGTCCTTCCTGTCTATTCATCTGGGGTGGAACAGCAGGAATGAGACCAGCAGTTTCAATCACACCATTCCCAAGTGCAAAGTCCAGGTCAACTTGGTGTATGGCTTGGTGGATGGGCTGGTCACCTTCTACCTGCCGCTGCTGGTCATGTGCATCACCTACTACCGCATCTTCAAGATTGCCCGGGACCAGGCCAAGAGGATCCATCACATGGGCTCCTGGAAGGCAGCTACCATTGGGGAGCACAAAGCCACAGTGACACTGGCTGCAGTGATGGGAGCCTTCATCATATGCTGGTTCCCCTACTTTACTGTGTTTGTTTACCGTGGGCTGAAAGGGGATGATGCCATCAATGAGGCTTTTGAAGCCGTCGTTCTGTGGCTGGGCTATGCCAACTCGGCCCTGAACCCTATCCTGTATGCCACACTGAACAGAGACTTCCGCACGGCATACCAGCAGCTCTTCCGCTGCAGGCCGGCCAGCCACAATGCCCAGGAAACTTCTCTGAGGTCGAACAGCTCTCAGCTGGCCAGGAATCAAAGCCGAGAACCCATGCGGCAGGAAGAGAAGCCCCTAAAGCTCCAGGTGTGGAGTGGGACAGAGGTCACAGCCCCTCGAGGAGCCACAGACAG